Proteins from a single region of Scleropages formosus chromosome 24, fSclFor1.1, whole genome shotgun sequence:
- the smndc1 gene encoding survival of motor neuron-related-splicing factor 30 has product MSDDLVKQLASYKAQLQQVEAALSTDPENDDLLKLQKDLQEVIELTKDLLSSQPSVATTSSDSAAVAPVSHSWEVGDHCMAVWTEDGQLYKAEIEEIDKENGTAAITFLGYGNAEVIPLQNLKPVEQGSHSEENGLKSKSRKAQIAELREYKKKKAFKKAQRMKELEQEREDQKSKWQQFNNKAYSKNKKGQVKRSIFASPESVNGKVGVGTCGIADKPMTQYQDTSKYNVRHLMPQ; this is encoded by the exons ATGTCCGACGATCTGGTGAAACAGCTGGCCAGCTACAAGGCTCAGCTGCAGCAGGTGGAAGCTGCCTTGTCCACCGACCCAGAGAACGATGACCTTCTTAAACTCCAGAAAGACTTACAG GAAGTGATAGAGTTAACGAAGGACCTTCTATCAAGCCAGCCATCTGTGGCAACCACAAGTTCAGACAGCGCTGCTGTAGCCCCCGTGAGCCACTCGTGGGAGGTGGGAGACCACTGCATGGCTGTGTGGACTGAGGACGGACA GTTGTACAAGGCAGAGATCGAGGAGATCGACAAAGAGAACGGCACCGCCGCCATCACGTTCCTGGGCTACGGCAACGCAGAAGTCATCCCCTTGCAGAACCTGAAGCCCGTGGAGCAAGGCAGCCACTCGGAAGAGAATGGCCTGAAATCCAAGTCCAG GAAGGCGCAGATAGCAGAGCTGAGGGAgtacaagaagaagaaggcttTCAAAAAGGCGCAGAGGATGAAGGAACTGGAGCAGGAGCGCGAAGACCAGAAGTCCAAGTGGCAGCAGTTCAATAACAAAGCGTACTCGAAGAACAAGAAAGGCCAG GTAAAGAGGAGTATATTTGCGTCGCCAGAGAGCGTCAATGGAAAGGTTGGAGTGGGAACGTGCGGCATAGCGGACAAACCAATGACCCAGTATCAGGACACATCGAAATATAACGTGAGGCATCTCATGCCACAGTAA
- the dusp5 gene encoding dual specificity protein phosphatase 5 codes for MKVKSIDCRRLKKILRKERGSCLVVDCRPYFSFTNSSIKGSVNVNLNSVVVRRSRGGPVPLHFVIPDERAQYRLREGSISAVVALDDRTPHWQKLKKDSIAQIVINTLSHLASGTNICFLKGGYENFHSQYPELCTELKPLPQSGTESEKMVGMNLCEKLGAQHTPDYDQGKPVEILPFLYLGSAYHASRQDYLGDLHITALLNVSRRDTEPSKGHFNYKWIPVEDSHTADIHSHFQEAIEFIDGVKQAGGKVLVHCEAGISRSPTICMAYIMKTKRLQLEEAFDFIKQKRTLISPNFGFMGQLLQFETEIFSSPAAATPCGQETVSFTFNKNFESSVFNLPNAFLAPGPLQSPVHQLKLNPITALP; via the exons ATGAAGGTGAAAAGCATAGACTGCCGCCGTCTTAAAAAAATCCTAAGGAAGGAACGTGGGAGCTGTCTCGTTGTGGATTGTCGCCCCTACTTTTCATTCACAAACTCGAGCATCAAAGGGTCCGTGAACGTGAACCTGAACTCGGTGGTGGTGCGCAGGTCGCGCGGCGGTCCCGTGCCGCTCCACTTCGTGATCCCGGACGAGCGCGCGCAGTACCGCCTTCGCGAGGGCAGCATCTCGGCCGTGGTGGCGCTGGACGACCGGACGCCCCACTggcagaagctgaagaaggacaGCATCGCGCAGATAGTGATCAACACGCTGTCGCACCTGGCGAGCGGGACCAACATCTGCTTCCTCAAAG GAGGATATGAGAACTTCCACTCCCAGTACCCTGAACTCTGCACAGAGTTGAAACCCCTCCCGCAGAGCGGTACTGAAAGCGAAAAAATGGTGGGGATGAACCTGTGTGAGAAACTCGGCGCCCAGCACACGCCAGATTACGATCAG GGGAAGCCTGTGGAAATCCTGCCTTTCCTCTACCTCGGTAGTGCCTACCATGCCTCCAGGCAGGACTATCTCGGCGACCTTCACATCACAGCCCTCCTCAATGTGTCCCGGAGAGACACGGAGCCATCCAAAGGTCACTTCAATTACAAATGGATTCCGGTGGAGGACAGTCATACAGCAGACATTCACTCCCATTTCCAGGAGGCTATTGAATTTATCG ATGGTGTGAAGCAGGCTGGGGGGAAGGTCCTCGTCCACTGCGAAGCCGGTATCTCCAGGTCACCCACCATTTGCATGGCCTACATCATGAAAACCAAGCGACTGCAGCTCGAGGAAGCGTTCGACTTCATCAAGCAAAAGCGGACACTCATCTCTCCGAACTTTGGCTTTATGGGCCAGTTGCTCCAGTTTGAAACTGAAATCTTTTCCTCCCCTGCTGCTGCCACCCCCTGTGGCCAAGAGACTGTGTCATTCACCTTCAACAAAAACTTTGAATCCTCAGTGTTTAATCTTCCCAATGCCTTCCTGGCACCTGGGCCCCTTcagtcaccagtccaccagTTAAAGCTAAATCCCATAACTGCGCTGCCTTAA